A window of Centroberyx gerrardi isolate f3 chromosome 19, fCenGer3.hap1.cur.20231027, whole genome shotgun sequence genomic DNA:
GTTTGGACCTCTAACAACCACATCACAGTGCTCCTGTCCGATGGCAAACTTGAGTTTGCCAATTTCTTGCATGGCAACGGAAGGATGAGATTAGCTGCTGAGATTAGCTGCTGATGGGTGATTTTGCCCAAAAGCTCTGCTCTGACATTTCTGTAATTATGGGAAGTGGATAATCAAGTTGCTAGTGGAATGTATGCAGAGTTTGGCTGCTTAAAGCATAAAAAGTAGGAAAATACTTTAAAGTTGAGGGTGGTGCCCTGACTTTATCCTTATCCTACTTAGGTACCAGATTGGTGGGGATTTGCAATACTAGACAATACAATAAGtcccagaaagtttagacagtCACAAGTATTTGAGAGTCAATTTAGTACAGTTTACCTAACACTATCTGAATGGAAAAGATCACCCATCTGCCGTTCCACGCAGGTTAAAATAAATGCTGAATTATCTGTAAATGTAATGTGACTCAGCTCTGATGTGAGGGAGGAGCTAACTCTACCTGGAAGTACCTCGCGAGCACTGAGCTTATCAAGAGGCTGAGCAGAGGCGAGCTGAGCAGAGCCGGGTTCTGAAACTGGAACAGGTAGGCCAGGAACAACGAGCTGAGGTACACCTTGTGGATGTCAGCCATCTGTCCGTCCCAGAGACGGAgggatgatagagagagagaagaagaagaaagaggaataCCTGATATAAGGCCAATCTTATGCACAATGCAGCATTTAAAAGATACAACCACCATTTTTTTTACCATCTAAAGTTTGGGAAtattcacatctgtttttgGAGAATTTGATTAACTGTTATGTAAGATTTTTGGACATTTCTCAGCCCATTATGActcaaaacagcatttaaacagaCATTACACATAGAAACAAACTTTTTTACTGAGTCAAATTTCATGTAAAATTCATGTTTAAGTGTCACAAAACATCAGTCCTTGAACTTTCACACACTTTCAACCACAAGTAGGGAACTAATAAGTGAAATCAGTGGCTGTAGTgcttggttggaatgaaaatctgcaGACCTTTTGGGTCacaatggcacatggttgagaacaACTACACTAAACCACTATGTAAAAAGGCCTGTAGTGGTTTGAGTGCATTTCAATATGAGGTGCAATACTACAATCACACACTGGGCCTTTAATGAGTAAGACTACCTATTCTGGGAGTGGGTTACCTTACGGGGTGGCACCAGGTCAAAAGAGTCCAGCAGGAAAAGACACAGGCCTTGGATGAAGAGCACATAGTGGCTGTGTTCCCAGACCAGGAGGAAGGTGAAGGTGGTGGCACTCATGGTGAGATAGCAAAACATCTAGAGAGAAACACAGTATCTCAAAGTATGTAAATGCATGCAAATGTTTCCACTCAACTTTTATACAGGAGTGGATAACACTTAAATGTAGAGACACAGTTGGAAAATTGAAAAGGGGAATAGATCCACTTACTGGCAAATAAGCTGCTTGATCAACTTACCATTGTGCGACAAGAAGGAAGCAGTTTCACCATTTTTTGTCTAGTATTAAGTGCAGTAGACTATCTATGCTAAGCTTCCACCATTCACTAAACATACAGTGTTCTAATGTGTTAGCATGCACCATAGGAAACTAAATAATGGACACACAACAGTAAATTGAGTTCTACTGTTGTGTTTTACCCTCCACTAATTCAATGTCATCTGATGGGAAACTGTTTAACTTTCATGAAGTGGATGAAACTCACCTCAGTAGCAGAGTTGATGTTGTTACTCAGGAATCCAGTCAAAGCTGCCACTTGACAGGAGAAGTAAGGCAGAGCCCAGTTGTCCCGCAGGGGAATGGCGTGGTCCACTTTGGTCGTATCTGGTCTGGGGAGAGAAACGACCGATGGGAGGATTATGATTTGGAAAAGTCCCCTTAAAGCAGTGAATGGAGAAGAACAGAAACAGGGGATATTTCCATGCTTCGTCCCTGTCTGCTTTTactgttattttctttgtaaGACTGTTTTAAGGCATTGGAGAGAACagtgggagagacagggaggatgggggagagaaaggggatgaCAACCGATAACGTCACATctacatggtatgtgccttagcCTGCTGAGCCACCAAAAAACATGATAAGACACACAAGGAAGTCTGAGATTGAAATATGAGGAATAGTGTCACAGGTTTCCAACTCACCTATTGATAACGTACCAGGCCACAGCCAGCATGCCAGCCACCCAGGTGCCACTCATCACCCAGCTACACACAAAAAGGGCAGTTACGTAGACCGCCTGGAGGCCGAACACGGCTCCAATGTAGAAATATATCGGCTCCATCAAATCCTGAAGGCAGAGGGACAGAAACACCAGTTTTATCACACAGCCAAAGCCTACATGTTTGGAGCAAATAACATCAACTTAAAACTTAGTATAACATTTTAGTTTTAGAACTCTATTCTGATGCCAGAGTCAATGTAAAAGACTAAAAATGTTACTTGGGGTGCTCAATTTTTGGGCAAATAAGCTTACAGTTGTGTCACGAAAAGATTTTTAGTAGCTTCCGGTCTGTGTGTCcagtatttgtttttgtcattagcTTGCCATCATACAAAGAGCATTAACAATTGGCACATATGTAACATATATATGCATTATAGCATGCTAACTACTGAGTACACATAGGTGAATCTGGTAACAACCTTCTCATCACACAACCTAAAACTTGTTGCTCATTTGCCAAAAAGTCAGCATATACCAACAACATTAGACGGACCTGGCTTCCAGTGACTCTGTATATGAAGCTTGTGATGAGCTCTGGATACAGAGACAGACGCTCCACTGCGTTGACGGTCTGACCTGAAACAGTCCGGTTATCTATCGTCAGCTCATAAAACCCTGGAAAACACAAGCCAGACAGAAGTAAGAACAGAGACGATCAGAGAGGGAGTGATATTCAGCGTGCTTCAATTCAAGTTCAGGCTCaatcacatctagaacgataactataaagataagtATAAACGATAATAatacattgttgctcaagcattcacactacaacgatatctCAGCAGACGAAGCATCACTGCAGTGATCTACTGAattctctgcctcttctttccggttggttgaaaatgttttgttgtcttggcatccaaaaatatagttatcggtttggatgtttttatagttatagttatagatgtgaatgggcctttagtGTCTCAGTTTGGCTATTACAATCAGCTAGCCATttcagagaagcagaaaaagaTTAGTGCACCTCTTTCAAAAGATGTTGCCGTCAGCATGTGtttgtagtagtaataataaagCCCACTGCCTCCCTGGAAGGTGATTTCACGCTCCAGCTCCTAAGATGCAACATATGAACAAATGTGAATTTCAGCACTGATCCACAGAGTTTATCTACACAAGTGATATAGATAAGACAACTGGAAATGTAACGGGAGCAGGCTGGTGACAATAGAGCAACCCACCTGCCTACTTGAAAACCAGAACTTCCTGTCATGGTAGGTGGAAAGGTAGACAGCGTAAAGCATCCCACATGCAACTGCTGCCAGACACCCAAAGAACAGCTTCACCAGACGCTGAAGAATAACCGCTGAAGAGTGGGGAGGTAACAGAGAACGTGCAACAGTTAACTAATCTGTTGTCATGGTGCACCTTCAGTTACTGTAAGACATGTAGTTGACTGTAAAGGAAAAATTAACCGCCAGACACTCTTACACCGTTACATACATACCATCAACCTGccatgttcaatgcattccaggagttgtttttgtttgtttggccaGTAATCCACTGGAATACgacaaatacaccaccaaacaacaaaatgggtccAGAAATGTGAGATGCATCGACAATAGCTGTTTCTAAGagtattaaagtgttttagggtggatttttcctttaatgcaaTCACTTATATggatctgcatgtgtgtgtgtgtgtgtgtgcaagtgaggGTGAGTTAAAATTACAGTAGGTATGTCCTGTTGTTATTGAACTTTTCAATCAAAATTGCCCTAAAGGGATAAGTAAGTTTGCCTCGGACCTTGTAAGAGGGAATGTACTTACAATTTGAGGTGCTCCTGGACTTTTTGATAGATGGCTCGTGTCTGTTGACTTCCTCTTCTTTGTCTTGAGCTTCCTCTTCTTTAACTCCATCAtcttctttctgctcctggccATCTGCCCCGTCGCTGGCAACACTTCCCCCATCTTCTGTGTTGTCTGCCACTGGACGATCATTCAGATCTGCTCCGTTGGCTAAAAGACAGCCTAGTTTAAAAGCTTTTATTACAGCAGTATGAATAGAAGCATCTAGACCAAAACTAACGTTAACTTGGCAACGTTACTGGATTCAAGGACTGTTATCTAGCTTTCAACAATACTTCAGTTAGGAACTGCTACCCCAACTTACGTGCAGTCTGCGAGTCAGGCTCACTCTGGAGTTCTTCCTCGCCTTTATCTCCCTCCAAAGTCTCTGTTTTTCGACATCTTAACTCGGTCATGACGAGAAAAATTAATCCGAAAGGAGTCGCCTGACGTGACGAGACAACAGcatgctagctaacaagctgctAGCCCTAACTACCTTCAAGCGAACACCTTGCTATGATGTGAAGCAGGCAGGAAGCTACCGTTAGCAGTGTCAGCGCTAGCCGGTGAAATGCCAAGTTCTAGTGGGGGAAGCTGAAGCCAAAGCCTGGGGTTTTCCAGCAGGAACTTGCAAGCTATCACAGACGCTGTTTTCTGTACTTGACTCTGCACTGGAGGACTCCAGACGACAGTACTGGGCCGTGACCAGGGCATGGCGGAAGTTGCGACTGCTAAGAAAACAGCGAAGAAGAAATCCAAACTGCCAGACGCCAGACTGAGGCACTGCGGTTGGATGCTGCGCGTGGAAGAGCTGTGGACGGCAACTGGAGGAACTTTACTGCTAGACTATTAATGCAAAGTTTGATAGTTGTAATTGTGggctcaaaaacacacaaagcatgCAAAGATGCACCAGAACATTGGGTTTGTTccgtgttgattttttttatgcagcatttaaaaataaaatgatcaaatcatgccatcaagcaaaaaaataattcacaaaACATGTATGCAATGGtcattttgtaatatttagacTATCCAAATAGAAAGGTGAACTGTACACTGTCCAgtttagtcagaaaatgtcacagtgttacagtatGGCTGAAACACTGTATGTAACACTGTATGGTCTGTAAGAGTGACATATAACTTGTGAAGTGGCAATGAAAGGTGACCTGTGCAGTGTTTAATCTGTGTAGTCTATGTAGTCCAAAAATGCCAAATCTCTGTTTAAATGTAGAGGGGAACTTTCAACAAAATGATTACAATTCTTATCATGGAAAAACATTGTACAGATTGTATAGTTGCATTTTGTTGCTTAATTCGTTTTCTGTGCAAAAATAAGTTTTTTTAGTTAAAGGCAcactgagcaggatttccccccttgaaatagcataaactcatccaaaaatgatcctactcaatcattacttatggtccattggtagtctgtgacagtgtgtgcgtttgcagagagcctgccttctgcctggattttctaaTTTCTTAATATTTGAGTGTTCTGGATTTGTAGAAATtatgcttttattctgaaaaaatcacattgaaagCTCTTTCTTTTGAAGTGGAATCAAACCACAATACAACCTTTTTTCCAGCTGCATGCTGAGCATACAGTTTATTCAAATGGAAGCAGAAATATAAACTTACATCCAAGTACATAAAATTAGTTTCTTTAAAAATTAAAACCAGACGAAAACACACTTATGCAAACAAtggtaaaatagtaaaattaTACCGTGGACTGTATGCATAAAACTTTTTTAGTAAATTGCCAAAAAAAAGGGTCTCAAACTTAAACGTAGGAGTAAAAATATTCACACTTAAAATTAAGACATCTGTagaaacatagaaacacactcGTTAGACTTTCAGTGAAGAGTGAGTGTGATCTCAACCCAGCCCAGAAGCTGAAAGGTgacaaaaaaagatttattcAGACTGCTACAGCTTTCTTCAtacttcttctgcttctttctcAGAGAGGTTTGAGTCTTCCCCCATGATCTCTTCATCGGTGGGCATTTCTGCTTTGGAGAATTAATAAGAATAATGTGAGTCTTTTACATTGAAATTTCTCTACAGCACTGATTATGATTATGGCTTACGTAATTATTACCTGTACTAGTTTTGTTTTGGTGTCCTGTCGCTCCAGCTTCTTCAACGTCGCATCTCTCCAGTATCACTCTCAAGATCTTGCTTAATTGTGGGTTTTTAGCTCCTTTGATTAAGGGCTCGTCATCTGAACTGTCGCTTGATGAGCCTGgccaaaaagacaaaatgcagTATATGACTAATATAAACTTTGAAGTACTTAGAAGatatttgttttgatgtttgtttattcagtgaagggttttgctgagcaACATTTGGGCTGgccaataattcaatattatcgtttatcatctttcaaATCCTTATGATTTTCAGCAGCACCCTCCTTCACGGTCATACAGCCACAATCTTCTACTATTGGCCAATGAGAAGCTCCACTGGAGAagttatgattttgttttctgtcacgTTCACTGCGAGTGTCCTCACCTGGCACAGGAgtctttctctgttgtttggAGGTTGTGGCTCTCTTCTTAGGAGTTGTGGTGTTTGTTGCACCTCTACAGCTCTTTTTCACAAGCCTGATCAAGGGTTCGTCCTCCGAGCTTTCATCAGATTGTCCTGTCAAATAAAAGTCACAGCAGCAAAGGCTTTAAAACTGTTTTCCTCTATATGTTTTATGTGGGGCAGAAATCGGTGCCTCAAAACATAATACTGTCACAAAACCCTTTGACAAATTATGTCGCATCAAACTTGTGAACTTGTGATCTATAAATTAATTCTCATGTAGTGTTTTGGTGGCAAGAGGAATTCATGCTCCATTCATGCTTCATAACTGTTGCACACAGAAAAGTAAAGATACTGGTCACGCTCAGATGAAGATCAGTTGTGATGCAGGTGCAAGAATCAAAGTATTGTAAactagaaaaatgggaaaataattctgcatcAGGATTTACTACTTTTACCATTTTTTTGACACCAGCAACTATATTTTTGTATGGACAGTGCAGCGCTCTTTGTATCCTCTATGTTGTAAAAAGAATTTTGACATATAATAAGATATAATATCTTATTGCTACAACACCTCGTCTCTTCCTGGTTCGTGACACAGGCGTCTTCTTTGTTGTCTCCGTTTTCTTCTTTGTTGGTTTACGCTGCTTGCCAATCAGGTTTACCAAGGGCACATCATCGTCTGAGCTGCCGTCTGAGGAGGATGCATCTATCATATTGCAAAAGGTTGATATGTGAACTACTGGTAATTCATTCATACTTACATTCCTTTAGGatatgattatttattttatgaatcGAACCTCTGGCCTTTGTATTCAAGTGTTGTCTACCTTTTGGTGATTGGTCTTtagtttttggttttgttttcctgCAGTTTGTTGAAACCTTTTCTTCTGAAAGACCCTTTGTCCTCTTCATTTTTATCAATGGCTCATCATCTGAGCTGTCACTCGAAGACTCTAGGCGTTGGActggaacaaacaaaaaatattcatttttgttAGAGGTGAAAAGCATTTGAACACACAGAAGTTGAGCGCGGATATCTATAACTTCACACTTACCCCTTTTCCTTGGAGCTTTTCTTTTGCATGTCTTAACTGGAGTTGCTTTTCTGGATGGCGTGACAGACGCCTTTGTCTGCTTGTGTGACTTAAGTCTCTTGGCAATTTCACTCAAAGGCTCATCATCTGAGCTGACATCATCATCCACTGATTCTGCgttgaagagaggaggaagagtccAGAGTAAACACCTGCTACAGACTGACAGCCGAGGCGCTAGGTGCTTACAGAGGAAGTAATCTCACCTTTGCTGTCTGTATCAACAGAAGTCTTTGTAGGCAGCGAGACGGACTCCATTGCAGCTTTGGAAGACACTTTGGGCGTTTTTATCAAAGGCTCATCGTCGGAGCTATCGTCTTTTTTCAAATCTGAAACTATTGAATAAAGCAAATATTTAAAGCCATCCACTCCAGACACAATGGAAACCACGATcatagaaaacaaaagaaaaacatatttccaCATGTCAAAAAGTGTAGacaaaatattgaaaataagCTTATGTGCATACTGATCTtagtttctctctgtatttttctaCTCCTATGATAAGTTCTCCTTCTTCAGTACTTTTCCACCAAACAAAATTTGATAACAAGTTCCATATAAGGAGTGTGATGTTCCGATGTTCCGGTAACCTTCACCATTCTACTGTTCCCATGTTTGCCCGATCCcaaaaactgcacacacacagacacacactaggTTTTCTATCTTATCCTCACATTCTGTCCCCAcgcttttttgtttctttgtataAAACTATTTAACTTTCCCATAAGTTCAGTTCAGCCTCCTCAGACAGACTAGTTTATGTCTGTACACTGTTctccatatatactgtatttatatatgCAATAATAAACACTTTGCTGAACAACACCGAACCAGAAAGAGGCTAATTTCCTCAACATGAGTATATCCAAATTCAGACTTATTTACAGTTTGGCCCACACTTACCCAACTTACTTATTACAGTTTTTGCTTTGTATCAAATCACAGTCACGCCCA
This region includes:
- the LOC139908382 gene encoding uncharacterized protein LOC139908382 isoform X1: MGITRVPTSLVDTSDHDSSDDDVPLSLLKKSQQDDKPLTLSSNSDSGKDKSGLDDTSDDEPLIRMKTTSLPAKKPQTNENGSDRSNGVNNKKADLCSEDSSDDDVPLVKFLKKPKDDELQREKTKDDGSDDKPLTKKRNASSANEPETNNKIKTTSSNGSRRNKKTAVSDLKKDDSSDDEPLIKTPKVSSKAAMESVSLPTKTSVDTDSKESVDDDVSSDDEPLSEIAKRLKSHKQTKASVTPSRKATPVKTCKRKAPRKRVQRLESSSDSSDDEPLIKMKRTKGLSEEKVSTNCRKTKPKTKDQSPKDASSSDGSSDDDVPLVNLIGKQRKPTKKKTETTKKTPVSRTRKRRGQSDESSEDEPLIRLVKKSCRGATNTTTPKKRATTSKQQRKTPVPGSSSDSSDDEPLIKGAKNPQLSKILRVILERCDVEEAGATGHQNKTSTAEMPTDEEIMGEDSNLSEKEAEEV
- the LOC139908382 gene encoding uncharacterized protein LOC139908382 isoform X2, with amino-acid sequence MGITRVPTSLVDTSDHDSSDDDVPLSLLKKSQQDDKPLTLSSNSDSGKDKSGLDDTSDDEPLIRMKTTSLPAKKPQTNENGSDRSNGVNNKKADLCSEDSSDDDVPLVKFLKKPKDDELQREKTKDDGSDDKPLTKKRNASSANEPETNNKIKTTSSNGSRRNKKTAVSDLKKDDSSDDEPLIKTPKVSSKAAMESVSLPTKTSVDTDSKESVDDDVSSDDEPLSEIAKRLKSHKQTKASVTPSRKATPVKTCKRKAPRKRVQRLESSSDSSDDEPLIKMKRTKGLSEEKVSTNCRKTKPKTKDQSPKDASSSDGSSDDDVPLVNLIGKQRKPTKKKTETTKKTPVSRTRKRRGQSDESSEDEPLIRLVKKSCRGATNTTTPKKRATTSKQQRKTPVPGSSSDSSDDEPLIKGAKNPQLSKILRVILERCDVEEAGATGHQNKTSTEMPTDEEIMGEDSNLSEKEAEEV